The Primulina tabacum isolate GXHZ01 chromosome 1, ASM2559414v2, whole genome shotgun sequence genome contains the following window.
GACCAAATGCTTTGGTCTCATTATATCCCATATCTACTCTATGTAATCTATCAGCATTTTTAAGCTcttgtatttattttattaaaatattatttttaaaaaatatcctaTTATTTAACCAACATTTATTAAAGATGGGCTCGTTGGGTAGGACAAATGACTTTTTtggaataaattaaaatatggatTCTTAGTCCTTTTGGTATATGTGGGTTTAATTAGCCACATTTAATACCACTTAATAATTGGTATGGTTGATAGAATGAGTTTACAAAAAACGGACCAAACATGGGCTTTGCTTTATCCCATAAACGTGAGAAGATACTTACTTGTCTCCTGCTGCTGAAAAAGACATATAAAACAGAAAAAATAGTTGataaaaacaacacaacaaAACTCCAAAAACTCACAGAAAACTTGAGAATTTCGATCATTAGCTCTCATTATTGATTTTTTCAGCTGCATTTTATTCGTTTTTACAAATTAGTTTTCGACGCTTTAACGAAGATATTATAACTCATTGTGCAAATACATCCCGCCGGAAACTTGAGGAAATGTTGATAAAGACGATGACACTGTCATTGCAGGAAAACATGTCTAAGGAACTAACAGATTGAGGTTGTTCGAGTGAAAGATCTGTGCACCAGATTCTGAAATACATTAAAAAATATGTTTAAACAAGAGGTGAAAAATATGATAAAGTACCAATAGTGGTAGTTCATACTCCACAATTCGAGTCCATAGCCACAAAGAAGATGAAGGAGATGAGTTCGACGATGCACATTATGGGATGCATGGAAGAAGCAAACAAGCATGAAATACGTGATGGAGGAAATAAGCGAACTCAAAGTAAGTGGTTCAACGTTTTCTGAATTCTCAGCTTGGCTAACGATTCTCTTTGGGCTAAAATTATCAAACCCACCGTCCAATTTAAACATCATTGATTAATTTTTTACGAGTAGTTGTCttgatatatttataataaaaaaaataatattttttatgagttaataatataaaagattgtgatcgtctcataaaattaacatgTGACCGTCTAACAAAAGTTTTTGTATATAATCAAATATCAGAATTATTTTGGtgttttccaaaaatcatttaataaaaaatctaaccaataaataattttaaaggtTGATGGTTAATATTTACCTATTGggtaattttattattaacacaaaaaattttgttttgttttttttttttttaaaaaaaaatttcaagaattttgACTTGGAACGAGTAAAATTAAATTCAACCCAAGTGGAGAGGAATACGATACCAGCCTAATCCAATTTTATCCATCACGGAATCTGATCGACTGAAATTGACGCTCATCCGGCCATCGGAATTGCGAATTGATAGGTCAGAATTGAGCTGTCGGCGGAGCTTGGGGCTGAAATTCACCTGTAGAGTTCCAGAGGTTCAATTCGATGAGTGACACCCAATTTGCGATGGTCAGCGCTCAATATCTCACATGAATGCTTTGTTTTCCCTTCGTTTTTAAATtatctttgaaaataaaattctggGCATTGTCTTTAGCATATTTTCCTTGGTTCATGGTATTAATCACATTGCTTTGTTGGAGACTTTTTTGTTGTTTGTTTTTCTTTAGAACTAGGTTAGATAATTTGGATTGTATGAACAATCTTGAGGGTTAAGACTGGTGCTGTTTTTGGTATAATTTCAATTTTGAGCCAACCCAATATACCTGGGGAAAACGGCAGCACAGTCTGGCCAGGTTCTATCTAAACTTATTGTTATCATGGCTTTTCGGGttcatttttcatttaatattgTTGTTTGTGTGACCTTTGACATCATCCATCTAAGGTTTCCTGGGAGGTGGGTTAAAATTTTGGAACTTTGTTCTTTTACATGGAACGATTCATTATTAagtataaatttttacttttggaaaaaaaatcatTGCTTACATCCATTCATACATTTTGTGACGAGCCGATTTGTATTCGTAAGTATTAAACCATACAAAGATTTGACATTTTAATCAGCGGTTGCAACGTAGTACCTGACATTCTCGCATACTTTAGATCAGTTTAACATAGTAAAATTGTTCTCTGGTTGTTTTGAGATATCGTGATTATGTGTTAAATCTATCACATTTTAATTGACATGATCTCTATTTGTATAGTTTTTTGCCCAATCATGAGGATCTTTTTGCTCAATGGACGATGGAATCTCATGAACTTTAAACTGAAAACctcattttatattttcatgttCAACTTGATGGCGAGTGTTGTATACTAATGATGATATGCTAgaatcatgtttaaaatcttaattacAATAAATTTCTTACACGATTCTAAAGTGATTTAATTGGACCAATTTCAGATTGTATTTATCCGTGTATATCTGTACAGCCACCTAAAGAAACAATGATTGTGTTCTAAACTCATTGAGAACAATtactattttatgtttttggttaTCCGTGTCATGGATGATGTCTTATAGACAGATTTGATTGAAGTTTgtatcatgtttctttttactGACGTTCCTAATATTCAACATCTAATAGCTAGATACTAGAAACAATGCCTATGGATGTTGGGAGCCACAGAATCTCATAAAGAGAATAAATTAACACTATGTGCAGCTGTGTTTAAGAATCGTGGTTGAAAGTATTTATTCGAAAAGTTGTTAAAACATATGTGAGCATGATATATGAACATCTGTATGGAGATTAACAAAGTGATTTATCTTGTCTCAAACATTCTTACTTTTACATGCATGCGTTGAAATGTTTTTTACCCTCCTACTTGATTTTCTTATGATAGCCCAAATGTAGGTTGAAGAGTTGGCTTCTCTCGTTCGAGATAATATTCCTTGCAAACATCTTATTTTGTCAATGGAAGAGATGTTGATCAATTTTATTCAGGATGATGGTACAAGGTAAAATAAGTTGATGTATCTAGTGGATACTTTGAGAAACAGAAATCTCAAATTTCCTTTGAGTTTACTTCATGATGTGTTGGAAGATGAATCTCGATGTAGTCGAAATCACTCGAGCAAAAGATTCGGTGAATATTCTTCCTTCTTGAGTCAAAGGGCGATAAAGATGTGATCATCTGCATTCCTAACTTTCTCCCTCCAATTTACTTTTACTTCTTGAATCTTGCTAATTCATTTCCTCAGCATCCTCCTTCTAAAAGAAAATTCTAGGCCTGAAGAATGTGAATatcattaatttattattttttgaactTGCTATTGTATTTCAACCAAGCATTTTGAGAGGTTATCATTCCTCAAAGTTGCTAAACTTATAGTTCATTGTCATTCATAAATCAACATGAGAGTGACTCCCACTTGTTGCAATTCCTATTCATCTCGTTCTCACACAGTTGCACAACCTTTGcataaaatttcggttttattCAGAAATATTGAGCAGAGTGAACTATGCTGTATGCAGTTTAGATGGGGTGCTTGAGCTGGAACCAATGAATCCTTATAACCGCCTGCTCATACACCGTCTTGCTGAGATCTTCGGGTACTTCTTTGTGTGAAGTTTTGAATGTTTTAATCAACCTTCTATTCATATTTTCTTGTTGGGCATCTTATTTGGCTGCTTGAGATAATTAATTTCAACCCCAGTTTAGGATTATGGGGAATACATAATGTTTACATTACCATGACAGATTTTCTCACAAATCTATTGGTGAAGGGGAAGACAGGCACTTAATTTTGGAGCGCTGCCCAGAGACATCGATGTACGTGAAGTGAAATGTTCATCTTTTGTGCGTTCATTTTAATATGTCTTGGTCgtattttgacatcatttttggACTTTTAATTGCTGTAAATATATGCATTAGTTGATTAAAATTTGAACTAAATTATGCTGTAATCCTTTTATTTTCTTGTGATTAAATCCAATTTACTTTTAAAGACTTGAAACAATTGATAACATTAACATTGCCTGAACTAAAGTGTAGAAACCGGAGTTGTACCAATTATAGTCGGACAATTTTTCTTTTTGGCGGTGGTGGTTGTGGATACTGATAGACATGCATGTTAtcttattttgtttatatttcgTTTTTGCTTCTTGTTTGACAAAGTAGGTATAAACGAACTTTGGAATCCAGTATTTCTATTTACATTGTTCCGTTTATGATAAAGCTATTGTTGATTTGTAGTCAGTTATATTGAATATATAACTAGTTTTGTCTAGTGAAAGCCTGTTTGTTGGTAAtagttttattttcttaatgACAAAGAAGACCACATACATAGATTGCTTAACTTGATTATGTGGAGTAATGACTTTGGTGGGGTGGCCTTTTTACATTCTCATGCTCTATTTAACTAATTGCAGACCTTCTATCCTCGTAAGTGATTTATTGTGGCATTCCATTGACGTGCAGTCTCCAATGGTTTTGGACATATTTAAACAGAAGGTTGTTATACAAGGTGAAGTATTTGTCTCTCGCAGCAAAAGCTAAGGCTTAGTTTGGTTTGGCTTTTGGGTGGAATCTTTACTTCTGAAATGTCCAACCATCTCTTTGACAGAGTTTTCAAAACTAATtttttatatacatataatttttttaaatcaatctattatggactttttttaaaaaaaaaaacatttgaaataattttgaaaggataaaaaaaatcaaatacttCCAAAATTAAACTCCGGCAAATACTATTCACAACTATAAttttctgtttctgatatttCGTATgggggattttattctttgatGTATGATATCCTCTCTTATGTATCATCTGAATAtgctaaaattaaaataaagcgAGCAAATATATATCTCATTGTTGCACTTTTGTTGGAAGTACGGCAGACTCGAGCAAGATCATTTGGGATGTGAATAGTTCAATTTAGTAAAATTTGCAAGATTTAAGCAAGTTTTGTAccaaatgaaaattttcatcTCCAATTGATATGCCAAAAGTATGTAAATCCCCCTAGATCCTGAATAAGGATCTATAAATAACATCCACCCAAACGCAACCGATTCTTAAAGCTGGTAAACATGGGAGATTTCTTGGGGTTGGGGCGGCATTGGAAATTCTGTGGTGGGCGTCAGTTATTCGAGTCCACTGATCTCCAAGTGATGAACTTAGCCATGATGTAAATGTGGTCAGGTCTAATATTTACAATTTTGATCTTAAGTTGGTTATTGGCTATGTTGCATAGATACGGGTACGGTGATCATATCAATAAAATACGAATACGGTGATAcgacaaattttgaaaatataagatATGGCATGACTAGGATAAGACAATCATtaagatatatataaatattatatatatttatatataatatttaaaagccCAAAGCCCAATtcctttttaaatattttccaatTAATCTTAagaaatttcgatttttttcaattaacccctaatttttttaaatatttccaATTTTGCCCAAACGTATCCGAGTCATATCCATGGCATGTCCTCGTCGTGTCCAAACCGTATCTGACTTGTCAAATCTTAAAAATGTCGAGACGACACACGTATTGACGTGTCTTATCCGTATCTGTGTGGTGTTTGTGTCTGtcacttctattttttttttaatgtgttCATGCTACACAGGCTATTGGTAACAAATTCTCCTCTGTTCAAACAGGATGTATACTTTCTAAAGAAAGTAAGATCCAAGTGAAATATAATTATGTTGagaaatttgaatttattttatttgttcaaGTCATTAATCAGATGTGTACATGTTTGTTTTTCCACAGATGCAGTTTATGGGTATGCGTCTAGTGACTTGTCTGTCATTGTTTAGAAATTGGGTGCTTAATGTAACTTTTCAGGGGCAGTTTTAAGTTTCCCCTTTTGTGGGCTTGTTAAGTTTTAACTGTTCATGGAGGCAACTCTATAATCtgataaaattctcaaaaactCATAATTGCCATTGAGTTTGAATGACTGCACTTGTGCTAAAGAGGAATAATGAGTGAATCGCTCCCAAAGTTATACAAATGGTTTGCATCAAGTTAATTTGGCAAAAGGACAGAAGGTGGTGCCAAGAGAAAATGTTCCTTCTTTTGAAAAGTTGGAATCTTTTAGCTCCCGTATTATGAATCGATGAGATATCATTTACGGTAGAGGTTTGTCTTTCCTTTCACGTATAGACAATTAGCCTGGGATAGCACTCCGGTAGCTCTTGTCGCGGCATCATTCATTCATTGTGCTTGTGTTACTCACTACCATTTTTGACATTATTGTCAATGTTTGTTTTTGTATTCTCTCAGATCAAAGGGATTATTCTGTGTCGGAGTCTTCACTTGAGGAGAGAAGAACGGCTTATTTGGCTGCCCGGGAAAGAATATTTTCAGAAGATGCGTGTGACGTGAAATTGGCAAAGAATAGACCACGACATGATCCTGTGGTTGCTCGCCGTATGATAACTCGTGCGCTTGGCCGAACAAATAAGGCAGCTAATCATGAATTCAGTTTGAATGCGGAGTATGAACGTGCAGCAAAGGATGTGAAAAGCCAACTCAATGAAGCGGGGGTCATCAATTCTAACACTGAGCTGGAAACAAAATCACCGTCTGCCAAACATCCAAGGTCAAAGACAACACCAAAGGTCGAAAAGTCGAGTGGATCTAAATTATCAGATGCAACGAGCAAGGTGTCGCTGCAAACAAACGAACTTGTTCAAACGGAGGAAGGTTCTGCAGTTGGGAGAGCAGAGAATCAAGCCCAAGAAAGAAACTTGAGAAATGAGCATGTGGGAACTGCAAAGAGATTATTTGCTAATGCCTTGGGGATTCATCGAAAAGATGCCAATCCATCCAGCTGTAATGAAACCAAGAAAATCGACAGCTGAGCTAACTTGACGTTCAACTTGATACTGTAAACTGGATGACGTTCAAGGGTGCTTGGAGGATTTTGCAGGTAGTTAGATTTTGGGTTACGTATCCAGGTTGTGACGAAATCCAATTGTAGAGCTAAGTGGGGTGTGTTCTTTGTTGATTATACCTGTGTGATAATGCTTGCTCACAACACGAGTTCTTCCTCTGGAATGTTCTACTTAGATTTACATTTTACTGATTTCTTCCATGAAAAATGTGTATCCATTTGTTGCAACTTCTACCATTTGTCATATGTAGTAAGCTAGAAATAGTCTATGCTATACGGCTGTGCAGCGACAGATCCAGGAATCTAGGGAGCAGAGCAATATTGGGAGAAGATGGTAAAActtgaatattttgaaaattgtaaCATGATATTTCCATTTGACCACCTACACTTGCATCTACTAGGTTCCACCCCTGCAGCTATTGTTCCAGGTATAGGCTCATTAGCCCATATGGAGAAGATCTCCAAGTTTAATAGGTGTGGACAAGTTGTCGGTCCTTGGTTTCTGGAGTGATTTTACGTAGACAAGCCTAATATCAGTGTCTTTACTAGCCAGTTATTTTTGGTGTCGTTTGTCAGAGAAATGACTCTGTAAAATGTTCAACTTTGGTTTTATGTATTGGTTTTCACTCGTGTATGAActgttttccttcttttttctCAACTCTTTTCTTTTCCACCATTTTCTCCAAATGATATGCTTGTGATTTGGCAGATAATGACCCTGACTGGGTGCTTGAATGCACTTTCTTCAACAAAGTATTCGTGGTTTTTTGAACCAAATATGCCGGACGTAAAAAAGGTCCCAATGCTGTTAAAAAGTGTTGTTTCCTATTTTTTGCTTCCAAAGGCAGGCAGAGCGGTGCTAATCAAAACTACTTTTCACATGAATCAAGAGCATGATAGGTTCGGACTCTCTACAATTAAAACGATCATTCATGCGATGCTTTGACATATAATATTGAAGTACGTGTATAAAAGTATGAAGCACGCACACCACACAATCCAACTCAAAGCTAGTACCACATGAAAAGGGAGGGGGGGGTTGATTATTTTACACCAATCACAGACATGAGAAACTGAAGCTTATTGTTGAACTCCGTGAGTTCTGATGGATCCTTGACTAATGGTGGCCATTCAATCCCTGTGAATGCATACAACTCCTTAAGTTCTTCAAAGTACGATGGATGCCGTGGGGTCTTGAACCCAACTATCGCTCTAATCAAATCAATCTTTCTCCAAATCTTTTCATCTTCAGATGATCCCTGTGAATAAGAACACATGGCTCATGAAAATAAGATCCTGGAAGGCTCGccaaaaaaaagagaaattcCGTAGAAGGGAAAAGCCAGGTACTTCAACCTTCCAATATTCAAATTGCATAAAAGAATCGTCCAAGAAAGGCACTCTATTAAGTGCACTGGTATCCTTGTTTTGGAGTGAATTTTACTGGTGCATCATAACATAAGAACAGTGCTGCTTCATCAAGACCAATGACCAAGTCATCACACATAGTTCGAAGCAATTTAAACAGACTCCTCTAGTCTTCCAAAGTTTTGGACGACATACACTACCTTTTGAATGCATAAATCTTTACGTGACATCCAAATTACACAAGCAAAACAAGTCCACGGAGTATTGAGAGGTGAAAACAAGGTATCGAGACATGCTCCAACATCAATGTAAAACTACACCTTGTTTCATGTGTTTCTGAACCTACAGAAGTGCCGGgggtaaaaaaatcataaggGGAACTTTGTAAATCAAGCACTGCTATAAGAGACTCGTAGGAATATCACGCGAACACACTATTATCCTCAAATTACACAATTCTTGAAAGTGGCAATTTTGATAGCTGATAAATTGGTGTATATATCCATTCTTACAGTCTAACTAACTGACGACCATGTTGAAAATCCACAATTTTTGGCTTAAAACTTCAGACCTCAGAACACTCTCCCATACCTAATCAAGAACTTCTCCATTCACAACATCTACTTACGCAGCACTAGACCATAAACGAAAGTGAACCACAGGTCGAATAATGCATGTGAGAATAGAAATATATTATGAAGAATAGTTTCATTACCAGCTCAGAATACTCTGCCAAGAAACATGAATACCTATAAATTTCTATAGAAATATATTATCAAGAATAGGTTCATTAATTCATCATCATGATAGAACCAATATTTCAGCAGATAGTTAATGCAAACAATTATTTCACAATGAAgctatattaaaaattattgaaaatctGACCTCAACACTCTCTGCATCGGAAACAATTCTATCTCCTTCCAAACGGTGTGCTTCCTCATTTTTCAACTCAGGCATGTCAACTAAAGCTGCCTCATCCAAAGAATGCTTGCTGCCATCTGATAATACCATTTTGGATTGCTCCTTATTTTCTGCGAACAAATCAACAAACAAATGAAGCCAAAGTGACATCgaaaagaaacaacatataaaaCCTTACTCGAGCCCTTTCACTTGTAAAGCATACCTGAACTTGCCTTCAACTCCGAAGGTTTCTcttcttgtttttcttcttCTCCTTCTTCAGTTACTTCTACTTCTCCGACTGTTGTCGAGCTTTCTAGACTTCCCATATCGGTAACGGTACCTTTAGACTTGATAGAGTCCCTTGCAACAGCTTGCTCTTCCTCTCTTGAAGATTCCATTCTCTCATTTGCAATATTTTCTTCTGCGACGACTTCTGGACTTACAATATCGGAAGAGCTGGCCTTAGATTCTTGCGAGAAATCCTCAACTTTCTTATCTCCCCCTGAGTGTGATTTCCTCTTTCTAGAGGGTTTCAGTTTCCTCCAAATTCTCCTTCTCCCTCCCTTCTCAGTTTCCTCTGGACCAGTGACATCTCCCCTTATATCACCTAGATGTTTCTTGTCCAGGTCCTCTGGACTTTCAGCTTCTACACTTTCCCCACTCGCGACATGTTTTTCACTCTCTTTCTCCATTAACTCATCATCCTTAACTTCAACAACTGGCAGACTGTCTTTCACATTTTCTTCTACATCCTCAAGACCCCGTATTTCTTCAACAATTGTATTTTTCAGCTCTTCTGGTCCACTATCTCCTTCAAGCAGTAAAGGTTCATTAGCAGAGTCTATCATGACCTGAGTCGGCAGCAGCTTGCTCATGAGCTTCTCAGTGCAGGCATAACTAGCGTAAATGAATCCAAAAGGCAGCGAGAAAGTGAACCCAAGTGCAGAAACAACAAGAAGAGGAGGAAGAAGCAGCGGAACAGATGAAACCACAAAGCCCGTGACCATAAGCTTCTTCCCGAGGCTGAGTCCTTTGTCCAAAACATAACCCATTTTGGTACTCTTCTCACTCGAGCCTCCGTCTTCTTCCTCTGAATAAGAACAAAAGTATTGGGTTTCCCGCTCGATGCTTGGATTGAGCTCCATGATTATCAACAGATTTGGATTCAAGAACAATGACTACAATTCATGAACACCAAAATTCAGCTGAAAAGCTTGAATTTCATTCATCTGATTGAAGGTGATGATCTTCAATCTGACGCTGCATGTGGGGTCATATTCAGGGAGACACGCGTTGCAGAATGAAACGTAGAAGTTTGCATGAGCTCGTGTGGAGAGGCCAAGCGGCCTGCTACCATCGCATTTCTCGCCTCTGTTCTTTGTTTAGTATattgttataaataaatttttaatataaaataacagCAATTAATCAAAATCGATTGGTCAATTTAGTTCAATTattatttgagaaaatattttattatataatttttttattacgaATATAAACTCGTGAGTTCTTCTTATTACAATAGATAAattcttattattatattattttaatggtTTTATGGACGTTTGATTagttttaaaatagtttatatTTGGTTAATGAGTTTTCAATGTTACATTgtttataataatttattatattcaattaaatttgaaaattttatattatttataacgTTATAtgattgataaattttaaaatatttatattatttataatgagATTTATGTAtagttttatggattattttcaaaagatttatattatttataaaaacttatgtattaatttttttaaaaaataattgttaacttttttttttatagttttTGACATGTCAGGTGATTTGCGTTTTTGTTGGCTGTATGCTCTAACCTGAATGGTTACTAGTCTGAGTAGCTATTaccaataaattttaaatacacTGGAGCTCTTTGACATCTCATCTGAACACAACCAAAGTGGTGGATAACAGCCCAAATAATCATTACACAAAGCTTCGTATACGAAAGAGGAATGACGTCCATACACACTATTCGGCATGTCATACTTCCCATACTGGAGAAAGCAAGCATaaatacaacttaaaataaatggTGTAACAAGTTTGTCGCCTAACGTACGTAACAGTTCAGAAGCTTGTGAAAATGGATCAGGGTAGGATTGAATTCCGTGGGATATATGTATGTacacaaagaaaaataaaaccgCGGGGACTTCTTACTTCAGTGAACTAGTAGCCAACTGCTGCCGAAACTTGGGTCTTATCGTTACCACACCAGGCCTGGTTTCATCAAAATGATACCTACACAATAAAGAGATCGAGATTTCGGCACAAGCTGATGCGTCAAAAACTCCCTCAGATCACAATACAAAAGAGAACGAGAGGTTTCACCTGTTCTCATTGAGAAAGTTTCTGATAGCTGACGGGAGAGCAGCTGCTCCCCGGCTGTGATTACCCTTACCTGGGATAAGTGCTGAAGTGTTAGTGTTTGTATTTCCATCTAGGCCTTATCTTGAGCTACACAATTAGCTCCCCTTATTGCAAACAACAcccaaaaaggaaaaaaaaaggttGCTGATTCTGCTCTTAGGTAATTGATTTCGGTATATCCACATCTCATCAATATTTGAACAAGCAACACATGTTGGCATAAACAAATAATCTCGAAATGGCTTAACATTATGGAAAGTTCATCTCAGCTTAAAGTAGAGATGATAATTTAGAAGCATAAATCATATTGTAGTGCATCTACAAGCTCATGGCATAACTTCTCGTGCAACACATAAATGCTAGACATGCTAGCTTCAAGAATCAAAATTGGTTCCGGATCATCTATGTAGTAGTGAGAACAAAATCTCCCAGCAACCCCTGATATGCAATCAACAAATAGCGCATCCAGAAATAACACAAAATTCATTAGAAAGACAATGAAAGAAATATTGAGGCGATATTGACTCTTACCAATGTAGGTCGCCATCAAATTTGGACCAAGATTGCAATGGAAATAATTATCTTCGACGCACATTgcttttagatattttaaatgacAAAGAAGAGTTTAAAAACATGATGTATATCGAAGCATGCTTTTGTCTCGAAGTTGAGTCATATATGATGATAGTCATGATCATTGATTGGctaaagcaataaaacaagAGCCTTGGATGTCATTGCAAAACCAATATTTCTATGCTACGGGGAGGTTGGCTACTGGATTTCCACTTGGTCCTTGGTAACAAAAAAACAGATGAAAAGTTTTTGAGGTTATTAATTGACATTGAAATAATGTGAGGGTATGATTTCCTCCACATAAAAAACAAGTCATTAGCATTTTCAATTTAGATTAAACTTTTCCCTGACAAATTGCCCGGAAGTTTTCTTTTATTATTGTGAATTCATGGTTACAAGTAATTTTCATGCCAAACAAACCAATGTCGAAGGTTCAAGACAATGTTTTTTTTTCCCTGAGGGCATATTTGAAAGAGGTGTTTCAACAAACAGAACTATCGGAAAAAGTGAAAATCAATGTTTAACACAATCCCATTTTTTAGATGTGGTTAAAAAAAAGATGACTTTGTATACTCGCGATAGATTTGGCAGCATGGAGATACAATccagaaaataatttttaccaaaaTAGTAGCAACCACAATTTATTCCCCAGGAAAGGATACCTGTAATCACTTGTAATAGTACTGGCCTCTGCCTCAATGGCTGGTGCTGCATCCCAAACTTTTCCTTCTTCACATGACTTAAAGATTGCAGAGATTCAGGGAGCAATAGGCTTGACTCCTTGTTGACATCACTCAGAGTGGCTAAGCAATTTGACGACACTAAAGATTCCACACTTTGTAAATGCTCCTGCAGTGCTAGAACAGCTTCCGTTGCATGAAGACCATGCAAATCCAGCGTCCATAGATCATTTTTAGAATTCCTGGTCGCTAGGATTTCCTTCGCTGCCTTTGTATTAAGCTTCTGCGCAGCAGTCCAACGTTCTTGAGCTTTAAGAGAGAAATTACGTGCGGATAAATGATCTCCTCTAAGGTATGCATCATTCGCAGCCTTAGAATAATGAGATGCTGACCTGATTTAAAAAAAGACAAGGAAACTTTGAGCAACGACCATAACAAGGGACACATTTTAAAGCCAGTCTGTTGTAGAAGTTCTCACTtgctcataaaaaaaaaaaactttcagCCTCTGAGTCAATATAATTGGCAATATATGGCTTGTATACTTTGATCAAAAAGATGCATTATTCACACCAATTTTCAAGTCAATTTAGCGCTATTGTATGGATAACTCCTACATTCCTGATCTCCTCTAAGGTATGCATCATTCGCAGCCTTAGAATAATGAGATGCTGATCTGATTTAAAAAAGACAAGGGAACTTTGAGCAATGACCGTAACAAGGTACACATTTTAAAGCCAGTCTGTTGTAGAAGTTCTCCCTTACtcataaaagaaaaaaactttCAGCCTCTGTGTCAATATAGTTGGCAATATATGGCTTGTATACTTTGATCAACAAGATGAATTTTTCACACTAATTTTCAAATCAAGTTAGCGCCACTCCATGGATAATTCCTGCATTCCATTACATCAAAACTATTTTATGTTAATTTATTCTAAA
Protein-coding sequences here:
- the LOC142536737 gene encoding uncharacterized protein LOC142536737 isoform X2; translated protein: MEEMLINFIQDDGTSLDGVLELEPMNPYNRLLIHRLAEIFGFSHKSIGEGEDRHLILERCPETSIPSILVSDLLWHSIDVQSPMVLDIFKQKVVIQDQRDYSVSESSLEERRTAYLAARERIFSEDACDVKLAKNRPRHDPVVARRMITRALGRTNKAANHEFSLNAEYERAAKDVKSQLNEAGVINSNTELETKSPSAKHPRSKTTPKVEKSSGSKLSDATSKVSLQTNELVQTEEGSAVGRAENQAQERNLRNEHVGTAKRLFANALGIHRKDANPSSCNETKKIDS
- the LOC142536737 gene encoding uncharacterized protein LOC142536737 isoform X1, with product MSDTQFAMVEELASLVRDNIPCKHLILSMEEMLINFIQDDGTSLDGVLELEPMNPYNRLLIHRLAEIFGFSHKSIGEGEDRHLILERCPETSIPSILVSDLLWHSIDVQSPMVLDIFKQKVVIQDQRDYSVSESSLEERRTAYLAARERIFSEDACDVKLAKNRPRHDPVVARRMITRALGRTNKAANHEFSLNAEYERAAKDVKSQLNEAGVINSNTELETKSPSAKHPRSKTTPKVEKSSGSKLSDATSKVSLQTNELVQTEEGSAVGRAENQAQERNLRNEHVGTAKRLFANALGIHRKDANPSSCNETKKIDS
- the LOC142536750 gene encoding uncharacterized protein LOC142536750, whose product is MELNPSIERETQYFCSYSEEEDGGSSEKSTKMGYVLDKGLSLGKKLMVTGFVVSSVPLLLPPLLVVSALGFTFSLPFGFIYASYACTEKLMSKLLPTQVMIDSANEPLLLEGDSGPEELKNTIVEEIRGLEDVEENVKDSLPVVEVKDDELMEKESEKHVASGESVEAESPEDLDKKHLGDIRGDVTGPEETEKGGRRRIWRKLKPSRKRKSHSGGDKKVEDFSQESKASSSDIVSPEVVAEENIANERMESSREEEQAVARDSIKSKGTVTDMGSLESSTTVGEVEVTEEGEEEKQEEKPSELKASSENKEQSKMVLSDGSKHSLDEAALVDMPELKNEEAHRLEGDRIVSDAESVEGSSEDEKIWRKIDLIRAIVGFKTPRHPSYFEELKELYAFTGIEWPPLVKDPSELTEFNNKLQFLMSVIGVK